One stretch of Halichoerus grypus chromosome 8, mHalGry1.hap1.1, whole genome shotgun sequence DNA includes these proteins:
- the PRMT5 gene encoding protein arginine N-methyltransferase 5 isoform X4 — protein MLQELNFGAYLGLPAFLLPLNQEDNTNLARVLTNHIHTGHHSSMFWMRVPLVAPEDLRDDIIENAPSTHTEEYSGEEKTWMWWHNFRTLCDYSKRIAVALEIGADLPSNHVIDRWLGEPIKAAILPTSIFLTNKKGFPVLSKMHQRLIFRLLKLEVQFIITGTNHHSEKEFCSYLQYLEYLSQNRPPPNAYELFAKGYEDYLQSPLQPLMDNLESQTYEVFEKDPIKYSQYQQAIYKCLLDRVPDEEKDTNVQVLMVLGAGRGPLVNASLRAAKQADRRIKLYAVEKNPNAVVTLENWQFEEWGSQVTVVSSDMREWVAPEKADIIVSELLGSFADNELSPECLDGAQHFLKDDGVSIPGEYTSFLAPISSSKLYNEVRACREKDRDPEAQFEMPYVVRLHNFHQLSAPQPCFTFSHPNRDPLIDNNRYCTLEFPVEVNTVLHGFAGYFETVLYQDITLSIRPETHSPGMFSWFPILFPIKQPITVREGQTICVRFWRCSNSKKVWYEWAVTAPVCSAIHNPTGRSYTIGL, from the exons ATGTTACAGGAGCTGAATTTTGGGGCATATTTGGGTCTTCCAGCTTTCCTGCTGCCCCTAAATCAGGAAGATAACACAAACTTGGCCAGGGTTTTGACCAACCACATCCACACTGGCCACCACTCATCCATG TTCTGGATGCGGGTACCCTTGGTGGCTCCAGAGGACCTTAGAGATGATATCATTGAGAATGCGCCAAGTACACACACAGAGGAGTATAGTGGAGAGGAGAAGACATGGATGTG GTGGCACAACTTCCGGACCTTGTGTGACTATAGCAAGAGGATTGCGGTGG CTCTTGAAATTGGGGCTGACCTCCCATCTAATCATGTCATTGATCGTTGGCTTGGGGAGCCCATCAAAGCAGCCATTCTCCCCACCAGCATTTTCCTGACCAATAAGAAGGGATTTCCTGTTCTTTCTAAGATGCACCAGAGGCTGATCTTCCGGCTCCTCAAG TTGGAAGTACAGTTCATCATCACAGGCACCAATCACCACTCAGAGAAGGAGTTCTGCTCTTATCTCCAGTACCTGGAATACTTGAGTCAGAACCGCCCTCCACCCAATGCCTACGAACTCTTTGCCAAGGGCTATGAAGACTATCTGCAGTCCCCACTCCAG CCGCTGATGGACAATCTGGAATCTCAGACATATGAAGTGTTTGAAAAGGACCCCATCAAATACTCTCAGTATCAGCAG gcCATCTATAAATGTCTGTTAGATCGAGTGCCAGATGAAGAGAAGGATACCAATGTGCA GGTGCTAATGGTGCTGGGAGCAGGCCGGGGTCCCCTGGTGAACGCTTCCCTGCGGGCAGCCAAGCAGGCTGACCGGCGGATAAAACTGTACGCTGTGGAGAAGAACCCAAATGCCGTGGTGAC GTTAGAGAACTGGCAGTTTGAAGAATGGGGAAGCCAGGTGACGGTAGTCTCATCGGACATGCGGGAATGGGTGGCTCCAGAGAAAGCAGACATCATCGTCAGTGAGCTTCTAGGCTCCTTCGCTGACAACGAACTGTCACCTGAGTGCCTGGATGGAGCCCAACACTTCCTAAAAG ATGACGGTGTGAGCATCCCTGGGGAGTACACCTCCTTTCTGGctcccatctcctcctccaaGCTGTACAATGAGGTCCGAGCCTGTCGGGAAAAGGACCGAGACCCTGAG GCCCAGTTTGAGATGCCTTACGTGGTGCGGCTACACAACTTCCACCAGCTGTCTGCGCCCCAGCCCTGTTTCACCTTCAGCCATCCCAATAGAG ATCCTCTGATTGACAACAACCGCTACTGTACCTTGGAGTTTCCCGTGGAGGTGAACACAGTGCTACATGGCTTTGCAGGCTACTTTGAGACTGTGCTTTATCAGGACATCACCCTGA GTATCCGTCCAGAGACTCACTCTCCTGGGATGTTCTCATGGTTTCCCATCCTCTTCCCCATTAAG CAGCCCATTACGGTACGTGAAGGCCAGACCATCTGTGTGCGTTTCTGGCGATGCAGCAATTCCAAGAAGGTGTGGTATGAGTGGGCTGTGACAGCACCAGTCTGTTCTGCTATTCACAACCCCACAGGGCGCTCATACACCATCGGCCTCTAG
- the PRMT5 gene encoding protein arginine N-methyltransferase 5 isoform X1, which translates to MAAMAVGGAGGSRVSSGRDLNCVPEIADTLGAVAKQGFDFLCMPVFHPRFKREFTQEPAKNRPGPQTRSDLLLSGRDWNTLIVGKLSPWIRPDSKVEKIRRNSEAAMLQELNFGAYLGLPAFLLPLNQEDNTNLARVLTNHIHTGHHSSMFWMRVPLVAPEDLRDDIIENAPSTHTEEYSGEEKTWMWWHNFRTLCDYSKRIAVALEIGADLPSNHVIDRWLGEPIKAAILPTSIFLTNKKGFPVLSKMHQRLIFRLLKLEVQFIITGTNHHSEKEFCSYLQYLEYLSQNRPPPNAYELFAKGYEDYLQSPLQPLMDNLESQTYEVFEKDPIKYSQYQQAIYKCLLDRVPDEEKDTNVQVLMVLGAGRGPLVNASLRAAKQADRRIKLYAVEKNPNAVVTLENWQFEEWGSQVTVVSSDMREWVAPEKADIIVSELLGSFADNELSPECLDGAQHFLKDDGVSIPGEYTSFLAPISSSKLYNEVRACREKDRDPEAQFEMPYVVRLHNFHQLSAPQPCFTFSHPNRDPLIDNNRYCTLEFPVEVNTVLHGFAGYFETVLYQDITLSIRPETHSPGMFSWFPILFPIKQPITVREGQTICVRFWRCSNSKKVWYEWAVTAPVCSAIHNPTGRSYTIGL; encoded by the exons ATGGCGGCGATGGCGGTCGGAGGTGCCGGTGGGAGCCGCGTGTCCAGCGGGAGGGACCTGAACTGCGTCCCCGAAATAGCTGACACTTTGGGGGCTGTGGCCAAGCAGGG GTTTGATTTCCTCTGCATGCCTGTCTTCCACCCGCGTTTCAAGAGGGAGTTCACTCAGGAACCTGCTAAGAATCGGCCTGGCCCCCAGACACGATCAGACCTACTGCTGTCAGGAAGGG ACTGGAATACGCTAATTGTGGGAAAGCTATCTCCATGGATTCGTCCAGACTCAAAAGTGGAGAAGATCCGCAGGAACTCCGAGGCG GCCATGTTACAGGAGCTGAATTTTGGGGCATATTTGGGTCTTCCAGCTTTCCTGCTGCCCCTAAATCAGGAAGATAACACAAACTTGGCCAGGGTTTTGACCAACCACATCCACACTGGCCACCACTCATCCATG TTCTGGATGCGGGTACCCTTGGTGGCTCCAGAGGACCTTAGAGATGATATCATTGAGAATGCGCCAAGTACACACACAGAGGAGTATAGTGGAGAGGAGAAGACATGGATGTG GTGGCACAACTTCCGGACCTTGTGTGACTATAGCAAGAGGATTGCGGTGG CTCTTGAAATTGGGGCTGACCTCCCATCTAATCATGTCATTGATCGTTGGCTTGGGGAGCCCATCAAAGCAGCCATTCTCCCCACCAGCATTTTCCTGACCAATAAGAAGGGATTTCCTGTTCTTTCTAAGATGCACCAGAGGCTGATCTTCCGGCTCCTCAAG TTGGAAGTACAGTTCATCATCACAGGCACCAATCACCACTCAGAGAAGGAGTTCTGCTCTTATCTCCAGTACCTGGAATACTTGAGTCAGAACCGCCCTCCACCCAATGCCTACGAACTCTTTGCCAAGGGCTATGAAGACTATCTGCAGTCCCCACTCCAG CCGCTGATGGACAATCTGGAATCTCAGACATATGAAGTGTTTGAAAAGGACCCCATCAAATACTCTCAGTATCAGCAG gcCATCTATAAATGTCTGTTAGATCGAGTGCCAGATGAAGAGAAGGATACCAATGTGCA GGTGCTAATGGTGCTGGGAGCAGGCCGGGGTCCCCTGGTGAACGCTTCCCTGCGGGCAGCCAAGCAGGCTGACCGGCGGATAAAACTGTACGCTGTGGAGAAGAACCCAAATGCCGTGGTGAC GTTAGAGAACTGGCAGTTTGAAGAATGGGGAAGCCAGGTGACGGTAGTCTCATCGGACATGCGGGAATGGGTGGCTCCAGAGAAAGCAGACATCATCGTCAGTGAGCTTCTAGGCTCCTTCGCTGACAACGAACTGTCACCTGAGTGCCTGGATGGAGCCCAACACTTCCTAAAAG ATGACGGTGTGAGCATCCCTGGGGAGTACACCTCCTTTCTGGctcccatctcctcctccaaGCTGTACAATGAGGTCCGAGCCTGTCGGGAAAAGGACCGAGACCCTGAG GCCCAGTTTGAGATGCCTTACGTGGTGCGGCTACACAACTTCCACCAGCTGTCTGCGCCCCAGCCCTGTTTCACCTTCAGCCATCCCAATAGAG ATCCTCTGATTGACAACAACCGCTACTGTACCTTGGAGTTTCCCGTGGAGGTGAACACAGTGCTACATGGCTTTGCAGGCTACTTTGAGACTGTGCTTTATCAGGACATCACCCTGA GTATCCGTCCAGAGACTCACTCTCCTGGGATGTTCTCATGGTTTCCCATCCTCTTCCCCATTAAG CAGCCCATTACGGTACGTGAAGGCCAGACCATCTGTGTGCGTTTCTGGCGATGCAGCAATTCCAAGAAGGTGTGGTATGAGTGGGCTGTGACAGCACCAGTCTGTTCTGCTATTCACAACCCCACAGGGCGCTCATACACCATCGGCCTCTAG
- the PRMT5 gene encoding protein arginine N-methyltransferase 5 isoform X2: MRAPNSGTKRDRLVIPERQGFDFLCMPVFHPRFKREFTQEPAKNRPGPQTRSDLLLSGRDWNTLIVGKLSPWIRPDSKVEKIRRNSEAAMLQELNFGAYLGLPAFLLPLNQEDNTNLARVLTNHIHTGHHSSMFWMRVPLVAPEDLRDDIIENAPSTHTEEYSGEEKTWMWWHNFRTLCDYSKRIAVALEIGADLPSNHVIDRWLGEPIKAAILPTSIFLTNKKGFPVLSKMHQRLIFRLLKLEVQFIITGTNHHSEKEFCSYLQYLEYLSQNRPPPNAYELFAKGYEDYLQSPLQPLMDNLESQTYEVFEKDPIKYSQYQQAIYKCLLDRVPDEEKDTNVQVLMVLGAGRGPLVNASLRAAKQADRRIKLYAVEKNPNAVVTLENWQFEEWGSQVTVVSSDMREWVAPEKADIIVSELLGSFADNELSPECLDGAQHFLKDDGVSIPGEYTSFLAPISSSKLYNEVRACREKDRDPEAQFEMPYVVRLHNFHQLSAPQPCFTFSHPNRDPLIDNNRYCTLEFPVEVNTVLHGFAGYFETVLYQDITLSIRPETHSPGMFSWFPILFPIKQPITVREGQTICVRFWRCSNSKKVWYEWAVTAPVCSAIHNPTGRSYTIGL, from the exons ATGCGGGCTCCGAACTCGGGGACGAAGAGGGACAGACTAGTCATCCCCgagaggcaggg GTTTGATTTCCTCTGCATGCCTGTCTTCCACCCGCGTTTCAAGAGGGAGTTCACTCAGGAACCTGCTAAGAATCGGCCTGGCCCCCAGACACGATCAGACCTACTGCTGTCAGGAAGGG ACTGGAATACGCTAATTGTGGGAAAGCTATCTCCATGGATTCGTCCAGACTCAAAAGTGGAGAAGATCCGCAGGAACTCCGAGGCG GCCATGTTACAGGAGCTGAATTTTGGGGCATATTTGGGTCTTCCAGCTTTCCTGCTGCCCCTAAATCAGGAAGATAACACAAACTTGGCCAGGGTTTTGACCAACCACATCCACACTGGCCACCACTCATCCATG TTCTGGATGCGGGTACCCTTGGTGGCTCCAGAGGACCTTAGAGATGATATCATTGAGAATGCGCCAAGTACACACACAGAGGAGTATAGTGGAGAGGAGAAGACATGGATGTG GTGGCACAACTTCCGGACCTTGTGTGACTATAGCAAGAGGATTGCGGTGG CTCTTGAAATTGGGGCTGACCTCCCATCTAATCATGTCATTGATCGTTGGCTTGGGGAGCCCATCAAAGCAGCCATTCTCCCCACCAGCATTTTCCTGACCAATAAGAAGGGATTTCCTGTTCTTTCTAAGATGCACCAGAGGCTGATCTTCCGGCTCCTCAAG TTGGAAGTACAGTTCATCATCACAGGCACCAATCACCACTCAGAGAAGGAGTTCTGCTCTTATCTCCAGTACCTGGAATACTTGAGTCAGAACCGCCCTCCACCCAATGCCTACGAACTCTTTGCCAAGGGCTATGAAGACTATCTGCAGTCCCCACTCCAG CCGCTGATGGACAATCTGGAATCTCAGACATATGAAGTGTTTGAAAAGGACCCCATCAAATACTCTCAGTATCAGCAG gcCATCTATAAATGTCTGTTAGATCGAGTGCCAGATGAAGAGAAGGATACCAATGTGCA GGTGCTAATGGTGCTGGGAGCAGGCCGGGGTCCCCTGGTGAACGCTTCCCTGCGGGCAGCCAAGCAGGCTGACCGGCGGATAAAACTGTACGCTGTGGAGAAGAACCCAAATGCCGTGGTGAC GTTAGAGAACTGGCAGTTTGAAGAATGGGGAAGCCAGGTGACGGTAGTCTCATCGGACATGCGGGAATGGGTGGCTCCAGAGAAAGCAGACATCATCGTCAGTGAGCTTCTAGGCTCCTTCGCTGACAACGAACTGTCACCTGAGTGCCTGGATGGAGCCCAACACTTCCTAAAAG ATGACGGTGTGAGCATCCCTGGGGAGTACACCTCCTTTCTGGctcccatctcctcctccaaGCTGTACAATGAGGTCCGAGCCTGTCGGGAAAAGGACCGAGACCCTGAG GCCCAGTTTGAGATGCCTTACGTGGTGCGGCTACACAACTTCCACCAGCTGTCTGCGCCCCAGCCCTGTTTCACCTTCAGCCATCCCAATAGAG ATCCTCTGATTGACAACAACCGCTACTGTACCTTGGAGTTTCCCGTGGAGGTGAACACAGTGCTACATGGCTTTGCAGGCTACTTTGAGACTGTGCTTTATCAGGACATCACCCTGA GTATCCGTCCAGAGACTCACTCTCCTGGGATGTTCTCATGGTTTCCCATCCTCTTCCCCATTAAG CAGCCCATTACGGTACGTGAAGGCCAGACCATCTGTGTGCGTTTCTGGCGATGCAGCAATTCCAAGAAGGTGTGGTATGAGTGGGCTGTGACAGCACCAGTCTGTTCTGCTATTCACAACCCCACAGGGCGCTCATACACCATCGGCCTCTAG
- the PRMT5 gene encoding protein arginine N-methyltransferase 5 isoform X3: MPVFHPRFKREFTQEPAKNRPGPQTRSDLLLSGRDWNTLIVGKLSPWIRPDSKVEKIRRNSEAAMLQELNFGAYLGLPAFLLPLNQEDNTNLARVLTNHIHTGHHSSMFWMRVPLVAPEDLRDDIIENAPSTHTEEYSGEEKTWMWWHNFRTLCDYSKRIAVALEIGADLPSNHVIDRWLGEPIKAAILPTSIFLTNKKGFPVLSKMHQRLIFRLLKLEVQFIITGTNHHSEKEFCSYLQYLEYLSQNRPPPNAYELFAKGYEDYLQSPLQPLMDNLESQTYEVFEKDPIKYSQYQQAIYKCLLDRVPDEEKDTNVQVLMVLGAGRGPLVNASLRAAKQADRRIKLYAVEKNPNAVVTLENWQFEEWGSQVTVVSSDMREWVAPEKADIIVSELLGSFADNELSPECLDGAQHFLKDDGVSIPGEYTSFLAPISSSKLYNEVRACREKDRDPEAQFEMPYVVRLHNFHQLSAPQPCFTFSHPNRDPLIDNNRYCTLEFPVEVNTVLHGFAGYFETVLYQDITLSIRPETHSPGMFSWFPILFPIKQPITVREGQTICVRFWRCSNSKKVWYEWAVTAPVCSAIHNPTGRSYTIGL, from the exons ATGCCTGTCTTCCACCCGCGTTTCAAGAGGGAGTTCACTCAGGAACCTGCTAAGAATCGGCCTGGCCCCCAGACACGATCAGACCTACTGCTGTCAGGAAGGG ACTGGAATACGCTAATTGTGGGAAAGCTATCTCCATGGATTCGTCCAGACTCAAAAGTGGAGAAGATCCGCAGGAACTCCGAGGCG GCCATGTTACAGGAGCTGAATTTTGGGGCATATTTGGGTCTTCCAGCTTTCCTGCTGCCCCTAAATCAGGAAGATAACACAAACTTGGCCAGGGTTTTGACCAACCACATCCACACTGGCCACCACTCATCCATG TTCTGGATGCGGGTACCCTTGGTGGCTCCAGAGGACCTTAGAGATGATATCATTGAGAATGCGCCAAGTACACACACAGAGGAGTATAGTGGAGAGGAGAAGACATGGATGTG GTGGCACAACTTCCGGACCTTGTGTGACTATAGCAAGAGGATTGCGGTGG CTCTTGAAATTGGGGCTGACCTCCCATCTAATCATGTCATTGATCGTTGGCTTGGGGAGCCCATCAAAGCAGCCATTCTCCCCACCAGCATTTTCCTGACCAATAAGAAGGGATTTCCTGTTCTTTCTAAGATGCACCAGAGGCTGATCTTCCGGCTCCTCAAG TTGGAAGTACAGTTCATCATCACAGGCACCAATCACCACTCAGAGAAGGAGTTCTGCTCTTATCTCCAGTACCTGGAATACTTGAGTCAGAACCGCCCTCCACCCAATGCCTACGAACTCTTTGCCAAGGGCTATGAAGACTATCTGCAGTCCCCACTCCAG CCGCTGATGGACAATCTGGAATCTCAGACATATGAAGTGTTTGAAAAGGACCCCATCAAATACTCTCAGTATCAGCAG gcCATCTATAAATGTCTGTTAGATCGAGTGCCAGATGAAGAGAAGGATACCAATGTGCA GGTGCTAATGGTGCTGGGAGCAGGCCGGGGTCCCCTGGTGAACGCTTCCCTGCGGGCAGCCAAGCAGGCTGACCGGCGGATAAAACTGTACGCTGTGGAGAAGAACCCAAATGCCGTGGTGAC GTTAGAGAACTGGCAGTTTGAAGAATGGGGAAGCCAGGTGACGGTAGTCTCATCGGACATGCGGGAATGGGTGGCTCCAGAGAAAGCAGACATCATCGTCAGTGAGCTTCTAGGCTCCTTCGCTGACAACGAACTGTCACCTGAGTGCCTGGATGGAGCCCAACACTTCCTAAAAG ATGACGGTGTGAGCATCCCTGGGGAGTACACCTCCTTTCTGGctcccatctcctcctccaaGCTGTACAATGAGGTCCGAGCCTGTCGGGAAAAGGACCGAGACCCTGAG GCCCAGTTTGAGATGCCTTACGTGGTGCGGCTACACAACTTCCACCAGCTGTCTGCGCCCCAGCCCTGTTTCACCTTCAGCCATCCCAATAGAG ATCCTCTGATTGACAACAACCGCTACTGTACCTTGGAGTTTCCCGTGGAGGTGAACACAGTGCTACATGGCTTTGCAGGCTACTTTGAGACTGTGCTTTATCAGGACATCACCCTGA GTATCCGTCCAGAGACTCACTCTCCTGGGATGTTCTCATGGTTTCCCATCCTCTTCCCCATTAAG CAGCCCATTACGGTACGTGAAGGCCAGACCATCTGTGTGCGTTTCTGGCGATGCAGCAATTCCAAGAAGGTGTGGTATGAGTGGGCTGTGACAGCACCAGTCTGTTCTGCTATTCACAACCCCACAGGGCGCTCATACACCATCGGCCTCTAG